A stretch of Deltaproteobacteria bacterium DNA encodes these proteins:
- a CDS encoding CBS domain-containing protein: MGTVKELLRARRTQSVLTIPGDATVLEAARQMAQHELGAVVVAEGEVPVGLLTERDVLARVVAVERDAGATPVAAVMSRPVRTIRLGASIAEARRAMVAEGRRHLVVVREDGGLAGVLSMRDLLHHEVAEQKQTLGFLKDYFFDYYR, translated from the coding sequence ATGGGAACGGTGAAGGAGCTCTTGAGGGCGCGCAGGACGCAGTCGGTGCTCACGATCCCGGGAGACGCCACGGTGCTCGAGGCCGCGCGGCAGATGGCGCAGCACGAGCTCGGCGCGGTGGTGGTGGCCGAAGGGGAGGTTCCGGTCGGGCTCCTCACCGAGCGGGACGTGCTGGCGCGCGTCGTGGCGGTGGAGCGCGACGCCGGTGCCACGCCGGTCGCTGCGGTGATGTCGCGGCCGGTGCGCACGATCCGTCTCGGGGCGAGCATCGCCGAGGCGCGGCGCGCGATGGTGGCGGAGGGACGCCGGCACCTCGTCGTGGTGCGCGAGGACGGCGGGTTGGCGGGGGTCCTGTCGATGCGCGATCTGCTGCATCACGAGGTAGCGGAGCAGAAGCAGACGCTCGGGTTCCTCAAGGACTACTTCTTCGATTATTACCGTTAG
- a CDS encoding C-type lectin domain-containing protein, with the protein MDRCGPKAGKPRASAEWRGERLPTRDPSRRSRLTSPRPASRSLLLGLLALAACGGEIDFSNTPPDARRPPPTPTRDGITPYRLDGGGSRADGGTDLVPPPLPDTGGGITCQHGETPFGGHCYSALGYKWLDYTAAKQVCKSRGAVVVSVESAAENTFIYNLIPRYSWAAFIGLRRNGTGLNDFVWESGKKPTYTRWAKGEPNNDKGIESCVVLWAPDLPTASLRGYWNDAPCSDPGRDTVICERVP; encoded by the coding sequence ATGGACCGGTGCGGCCCGAAGGCCGGGAAACCACGAGCCTCGGCAGAATGGCGCGGTGAGCGCCTTCCGACCCGCGACCCCAGCCGGCGGTCACGACTGACCTCGCCTCGCCCCGCATCGCGCTCGCTCCTGCTCGGGCTGCTGGCTCTGGCCGCCTGCGGAGGGGAGATCGATTTCTCGAATACGCCGCCCGACGCGCGCCGCCCGCCGCCGACCCCGACCCGCGACGGCATCACTCCCTATCGTCTCGACGGAGGCGGGTCCCGCGCCGACGGAGGTACGGACCTCGTGCCCCCGCCGCTGCCCGACACCGGCGGCGGGATCACCTGTCAGCACGGGGAAACCCCCTTCGGAGGGCATTGCTACAGCGCCCTCGGTTACAAGTGGCTCGACTACACAGCGGCGAAGCAGGTGTGCAAGAGCAGGGGCGCCGTGGTGGTATCCGTCGAGTCGGCGGCCGAGAACACTTTCATCTACAACCTCATCCCTCGCTACTCCTGGGCGGCCTTCATCGGGCTACGGCGCAACGGAACGGGCCTGAACGACTTCGTCTGGGAGAGCGGCAAGAAGCCGACCTACACCCGCTGGGCCAAAGGGGAGCCGAACAACGACAAGGGCATCGAGAGCTGCGTGGTCCTGTGGGCCCCCGACCTGCCGACCGCCAGCCTGCGCGGCTACTGGAACGACGCCCCCTGCTCCGACCCCGGTCGCGACACCGTGATCTGCGAGCGCGTGCCGTAG
- a CDS encoding sodium:solute symporter family protein, translating into MTVVSLGVLGYVVLQLVVGLVVSRRVHTEEEYLVAGRSLGPVLTTASLFATWFGAETCLAAAGEVYQRGLYGATADPLAYGASLVLVGLVFAVPLWRRKLTTLADLFAQRYSGSVERLAALIAIPSSLIWAAAQVRGFGQVLASSSALEVHTAIGLSAAIVVVYTVAGGLLADAVTDVVQGIALAVGLIVTLVVVTLNLGGPASTLAAVRPALLPAAATPPGWLEVVNLWAIPVCGSVLAQELVSRLIASRSARVARGSALVAGPLYLLFGAIPVFLGLLGSRLLPGITAPEQVLMRLAQEHLPIWVYVLFAGALVSAILSTVDSCLLAAAGLLAHNVIVPLKPGLSDAGRLRLARLAVVLFGAISYFLAVHADGIYQLVKDASAFGSAGIFVIGLFGLFSRFGGPPAATASLVVGTLGWFSAAYWLKVPYAYLLSLGGAFAAYLVVGFFERRPANEPLER; encoded by the coding sequence ATGACCGTCGTCTCCCTCGGTGTCCTCGGCTACGTCGTGCTGCAGCTCGTGGTGGGGCTCGTCGTGTCGCGTCGGGTGCACACCGAGGAGGAGTACCTGGTGGCCGGGCGCTCGCTCGGGCCCGTGCTCACCACCGCGTCGCTCTTCGCCACCTGGTTTGGCGCCGAGACGTGCCTCGCCGCGGCCGGCGAGGTCTACCAGCGCGGACTCTATGGCGCGACCGCCGACCCGCTGGCCTACGGTGCGAGCCTCGTGCTCGTCGGACTCGTCTTCGCCGTCCCGCTCTGGCGCCGCAAGCTCACCACGCTGGCGGACCTCTTCGCCCAGCGCTACTCCGGCTCGGTGGAGCGGCTGGCGGCGCTCATCGCGATCCCGAGCTCCCTCATCTGGGCTGCAGCGCAGGTGCGCGGCTTCGGCCAGGTCCTCGCCTCGTCCTCGGCGCTCGAGGTGCACACGGCCATCGGCCTCTCGGCCGCGATCGTCGTCGTCTACACCGTGGCGGGGGGCCTGCTCGCCGACGCGGTGACCGACGTGGTGCAGGGGATCGCGCTGGCCGTCGGACTCATCGTGACCCTCGTGGTGGTGACGCTGAACCTCGGCGGACCGGCCTCGACGCTGGCCGCAGTGAGGCCGGCCCTCCTTCCCGCGGCCGCTACGCCCCCCGGGTGGCTCGAGGTCGTCAACCTGTGGGCGATACCCGTCTGCGGCTCGGTTCTCGCGCAGGAGCTCGTCTCGCGCCTCATCGCCAGCCGGTCGGCGAGGGTCGCGCGTGGCTCCGCGCTCGTGGCGGGTCCGCTCTACCTCCTCTTCGGTGCGATCCCCGTCTTCCTGGGTCTGCTCGGCTCGCGCCTGCTTCCCGGGATCACAGCGCCCGAGCAGGTCCTCATGCGCCTGGCCCAGGAGCACCTGCCCATCTGGGTCTACGTACTCTTCGCCGGGGCGCTCGTGTCGGCCATTCTCTCGACGGTGGATAGCTGCCTGCTGGCCGCCGCCGGGCTGCTCGCGCACAACGTGATCGTCCCGCTCAAGCCGGGCCTGAGCGACGCGGGGCGTTTGCGGCTGGCGCGCCTCGCAGTCGTGCTCTTCGGCGCCATCTCCTACTTCCTCGCGGTGCACGCCGACGGGATCTACCAGCTCGTGAAGGATGCGTCGGCCTTCGGCAGCGCCGGAATCTTCGTCATCGGGCTCTTCGGGCTCTTCTCGCGCTTCGGTGGACCGCCGGCCGCCACCGCCTCGCTCGTGGTCGGGACGCTCGGCTGGTTCTCCGCGGCCTACTGGCTCAAGGTCCCGTACGCGTATCTGCTCTCGCTCGGGGGGGCGTTCGCGGCCTACCTCGTCGTCGGGTTCTTCGAGCGACGACCCGCGAACGAGCCCCTCGAGCGCTGA